A single genomic interval of Deinococcus apachensis DSM 19763 harbors:
- a CDS encoding helix-turn-helix domain-containing protein codes for MKYLVQLKDEERTQLQALLKVGSAPTRRLTHARILLKADRQGAGLYDKLIAQALDVNPRTVLRVRQRYVLEGLEAALDHLRPQRFKPKKLDERTEAHLIALACSAVPESLRHKTWTLRLLADQMVELGHVDAISHETVRLYLKKTS; via the coding sequence ATGAAGTACCTCGTGCAGTTGAAGGACGAGGAACGGACGCAGCTCCAGGCGCTCCTCAAGGTGGGCAGTGCCCCCACCCGCAGACTCACCCATGCCCGCATCCTCCTCAAAGCGGATCGGCAGGGAGCCGGACTGTACGACAAACTCATCGCCCAGGCCCTGGACGTCAACCCTCGAACGGTCCTACGTGTGCGACAACGCTACGTGCTGGAGGGTCTGGAAGCTGCACTCGATCACCTGCGACCCCAACGCTTCAAACCGAAGAAACTCGACGAGCGCACCGAAGCGCACCTCATCGCGCTGGCGTGCAGTGCGGTGCCCGAGTCCCTCAGGCACAAGACCTGGACCTTGCGCCTCCTGGCCGACCAAATGGTCGAACTCGGTCACGTGGACGCCATCTCCCATGAAACGGTGCGGCTATACCTCAAAAA